A genomic stretch from Silurus meridionalis isolate SWU-2019-XX chromosome 1, ASM1480568v1, whole genome shotgun sequence includes:
- the wbp4 gene encoding WW domain-binding protein 4 — protein sequence MADYWKSQPKKFCQYCKCWIADNKPSVEFHERGKNHKQNVTAKIEEIKKNSTDKAKKVKKMSKEFAVMEEAALKAYEEDMKRLQAEEETSVPARRNIKKCEAQDIAEPDKKSESDRWVLGTTDTGQIYYYNTRTGESQWEKPEGFQDESESSATEQTETGSVWLEALSPEGYMYYYNTKTGESTWEKPSAFSTKEGSPSKTHVEPKVQRMTNPESPSSINYKQSCAPKISFRKRKEKVTDQPENDEQETTVEVDLQKEEKDKVNIESSAPIEKEKTLVKKPRPTNPYGIWEQIQEDEDPYENVDLQLPQKESAGSTSTSSDVLPKPKTKFKERTITSLGDESCLGVIFKKRKTDNGKSRSLRQREMED from the exons AGTGTGGAATTTCACGAGAGAGGaaaaaaccacaaacaaaaTGTTACTGCCAAAATTGAAGAG ATTAAAAAGAACAGCACTGACAAAGCAAAGAAGGTTAAGAAAATGTCCAAGGAGTTTGCAGTAATGGAAGAGGCTGCCTTGAAAGCATATGAAGAAGACATGAAAAGATTACAAGCAGAAGAAG AAACATCTGTTCCGGCTcgaagaaacataaaaaaatgtgaggCTCAAGACATTGCAGAACCTGACAAGAAGAGTGAATCTGATCGCTGGGTGTTGGGAACAACTGACACCGGTCAAATTTACTACTACAACACAAGAACAGGAG AGTCTCAGTGGGAGAAACCAGAAGGGTTTCAAGATGAAAGTGAATCATCAGCTACAGAACAAACTGAG actgGCAGTGTATGGTTGGAAGCTCTGAGCCCAGAGGGATATATGTACTACTATAATACAAAGACTGGTG aGTCTACATGGGAAAAGCCATCTGCATTTTCCACTAAGGAGGGAAGCCCATCTAAAACACATGTCGAACCTAAGGTCCAGCGTATGACTAATCCAGAATCCCCCTCCAGCATAAATTACAAACAGTCATGTGCTCCCAAAATTAGCTTCAGG AAACGAAAGGAAAAAGTCACAGATCAACCAGAGAATGATGAACAAGAAACTACAGTGGAAGTGGATttgcaaaaagaagaaaaggataaaGTCAACATAGAATCATCTGCACCcatagaaaaggaaaaaacacttGTAAAGAAACCCAGACCAACAAATCCATATGGGATCTGGGAACAGATTCAGGAGGATGAGGACCCATA cGAAAATGTGGATTTGCAACTGCCACAGAAAGAAAGTGCAGGTTCAACATCCACATCCTCTGATGTTCTTCCAAAACCCAAAACGAAGTTTAAGGAACGCACCATCACCTCTCTAGGAGATGAAAGTTGCTTGGGAGTAATattcaaaaagagaaaaacagataaCGGAAAATCCAGAAGCCTTCGGCAAAGGGAAATGGAGGATTGA